One Micropterus dolomieu isolate WLL.071019.BEF.003 ecotype Adirondacks linkage group LG23, ASM2129224v1, whole genome shotgun sequence DNA window includes the following coding sequences:
- the LOC123963751 gene encoding olfactory receptor 2AT4-like — MSYLRTVLNDSVIIHPPGFYIIGFETYPFISVYFIFLAFVYVVTLLFNSLVIYVITFNHCLHTPKCLAIVNLAVIDIILNSCLIPSMIKVFLLKDNFIPFNLCLVQMFVYYAFGTLESYALAILAYDRLIAICFPLRHNSINTLRSMSCIVGLSWCIALGIVAFATGIMTRLSFCNSVRVFSYFCDYAPVFRLACNDYTLHWSVASISSLVSQVGPLSFILLSYVSILVTVFRMKSIDSRLKALATCVEHIILVAVYYIPIMTIFSIGFYLRLIDPDQRVLSLSLASCIPPCVNPIVYSLKTKEIKIRALALVRKNTFDTDQHKSKPQRVNKTLQ, encoded by the coding sequence ATGTCTTATCTCAGGACTGTTTTAAACGACTCTGTCATCATTcatcctccaggtttttatatCATTGGATTTGAGACGTATCCCTTCATCAGTGTGTACTTCATCTTTCTAGCATTTGTTTATGTGGTGACATTGCTGTTCAATAGTTTGGTGATCTATGTCATAACCTTTAATCATTGTTTACACACTCCAAAGTGTTTGGCTATTGTGAACCTCGCTGTAATTGATATCATCCTTAACTCATGCCTTATTCCCAGCATGATAAAGGTATTTCTCCTTAAGGACAATTTTATTCCATTCAACTTATGTTTGGtacaaatgtttgtttactATGCTTTCGGGACTTTGGAGTCATATGCACTGGCTATACTTGCCTATGACCGGTTGATTGCAATATGTTTCCCTTTGCGTCACAACTCAATTAACACACTGCGGAGCATGTCTTGTATTGTTGGCCTGAGTTGGTGTATTGCTCTTGGAATAGTTGCGTTTGCAACAGGTATAATGACTCGATTGTCTTTCTGCAATTCCGTCAGAGTGTTCAGCTATTTCTGTGACTACGCACCTGTGTTTAGACTCGCCTGTAATGATTACACATTGCATTGGTCTGTGGCTTCAATATCTAGTTTGGTGAGTCAGGTTGGCCCCTTATCTTTTATTCTCCTGTCCTATGTCAGCATCCTGGTGACTGTGTTCAGGATGAAATCTATAGACAGTCGGTTGAAAGCTCTGGCCACTTGTGTTGAGCATATCATCCTTGTTGCTGTATATTACATTCCAATTATGACCATTTTTTCTATTGGATTTTATCTGCGTCTCATTGACCCAGACCAGCGTGTGCTAAGTCTGTCACTGGCCTCTTGCATCCCACCCTGCGTCAATCCTATTGTATATTCTTTGAAAACCAAAGAGATCAAAATCAGAGCCCTGGCACTGGTCAGAAAAAATACGTTTGATACAGACCAACATAAGAGCAAACCTCAGAGGGTTAATAAAACATTGCAATAA
- the or41a3 gene encoding odorant receptor 108-1, translating to MSYLRTVLNDSVIIHPPGFYIIGFETFPFISVYFIFLAFVYVVTLLFNSLVIYVITFNHCLHTPKCLAIVNLAVIDIILNSCLIPSMIKVFLFKDNFIPFNLCLVQMFVYYAFGTLESYALAILAYDRLIAICFPLRHNSINTLRSMSCIVGLSWCFGLGIITFSTSIMTRLSFCNSVRVFSYFCDYAPVFRLACNDYTLQWAVASLLTFLLLAVPVTFIVVSYVSILVTVFRMKSLDSRVKALATCVEHIILVAVYYIPIMTIFTIGFYLRLIDPDQRVLSLSVASCIPPCLNPIVYSLKTKEIKIRTLALVRKNTISTDQSKIKP from the coding sequence ATGTCTTATCTCAGGACTGTTTTAAACGACTCTGTCATCATTcatcctccaggtttttatatCATCGGATTTGAGACATTTCCCTTCATCAGTGTGTACTTCATCTTTCTAGCATTTGTTTATGTGGTGACATTGCTGTTCAATAGTTTGGTGATCTATGTCATAACCTTTAATCATTGTTTACACACTCCAAAGTGTTTGGCTATTGTGAACCTCGCTGTAATTGATATCATCCTTAACTCATGCCTTATTCCCAGCATGATAAAGGTATTTCTCTTTAAAGACAATTTTATTCCATTCAACTTATGTTTGGtacaaatgtttgtttactATGCTTTCGGGACTTTGGAGTCATATGCACTGGCTATACTTGCCTATGACCGGTTGATTGCAATATGTTTCCCTCTGCGTCACAACTCAATTAACACACTGCGGAGCATGTCTTGTATTGTTGGCCTGAGTTGGTGTTTTGGTTTGGGAATCATTACGTTTTCAACAAGTATAATGACTCGACTGTCTTTCTGCAATTCCGTCAGAGTGTTCAGCTATTTCTGTGACTATGCACCTGTGTTTAGACTCGCCTGCAATGATTACACCTTGCAGTGGGCTGTTGCTTCATTGCTTACTTTCTTGCTCCTAGCAGTACCAGTTACCTTTATTGTTGTGTCCTATGTCAGCATCCTAGTGACTGTGTTCAGGATGAAATCTTTAGACAGTCGGGTGAAAGCTCTGGCCACTTGTGTTGAGCATATCATCCTTGTTGCTGTATATTACATTCCAATTATGACCATTTTTACTATTGGGTTTTATCTGCGTCTCATTGACCCAGACCAGCGTGTGCTGAGTCTGTCGGTGGCCTCGTGCATCCCACCCTGCCTCAATCCTATTGTATATTCACTGAAAACCAAAGAGATCAAAATTAGAACCCTGGCACTGGTCAGAAAAAATACAATCAGCACAGaccaaagtaaaataaaacctTAG